AAGCAAAAAACACAGGAACGCACAGATTCATACGAATCACCGACATCTCCCCGAACGGCCACCTACTACCAAACAACGCAAAATATGTCGACATAACCCCAGACAGCAATCGCTTCATAGTAAATGACCGAGACATTCTTGTTGCCAGAACCGGGGCTTCCTATGGAAAAACCCTCCTTGTCCGTTCCGAGATTCCAATGTCGTTTGCATCCTACCTCATTCGCATCAATCTCAACCCTTTTCAAGTAGACCCAGAGTTCTACTGGCATTTCACACATAGTCGAGACTATTGGAAGCAGGCGGAATCTCTCGTCAGCAAAGGTGGGCAGCAACAGTTTAACTCCAATGCCCTAAAACGTATCAAAATACCCATCCCGCCACTCACTCAACAACGAGAAATAGCCGAATCACTTAATCATCTAAGCTCTCTTGCACATGATCTAACCTCTGGCCTCCCCGCGGAGATCGAGGCTCGTCGCAAGCAGTACGAGTACTACCGTGACCGCCTCCTCAGCTTCCCCGAGAAGAAGTGACCTCATGAGCGGAAAACACATCGAGCTCTTCCTCGTTGATGGGGAGCCCGGAGGCATCACGACCGCAAACGTCTCGGGGTGGACCGGCCATATCCTCTCAGGCCCTCGCACAGCCCTCACTCGCATCCTCGCTCGAGACGAGGCTCACCGCAACGGCGTCTATCTCCTCCTTGGTGACGACCCTGATGCGATCGATAATGTCGCCTGTTATATCGGCAGAACTGAAGACTTCTCTGCTCGATTCCGTCAGCACGACCGTCAAAAAGACTGGTGGAACCGGGCCATCCTCGTCAGCAGCCGTGACGACTCCTTCAACGAAGGACACTGGGGCTACCTCGAGGCCCGGCTTGTTGAAATCGCCAACACCACCAAGCGCTGCTCGCTACCAGACAACACCCAGACACCGCTGCCCCGGAAACTCTCGGAGGCCCAGCAGTCCGATGCTGAGGTGTTTCTCGAGCAGATCCGCGGCGTTCTTCCGGTCCTCGGAGTCAACATTCTCCGTGGCACTCACAGGGCTCCTGAACGGCAAACACCTCCACCTGATATCGACTCTCCGATTTTCACACTCACTGCCCCTAAGCGCGGAGTTAAAGCTCGGGCTCGCGTAGTCGGGGACGAGTTCATCATGCTAGAAGGATCCCGCGTCGTCGGCGAATGGACCAACGCCGGGCGCACGTCAAGCACCCGCAGATCCTACGAATCCCTCTGCGCTCAACACACCAAACTCGTCGATGACGGAAGTATCGCTGTCGAGGGAGAAATCGGCACTCTCACACGGGACGTCCCCTTCCCCTCACCATCCGCCGCCGGCTCTATTGCTGTCGGCTACTCCTGCAACGGCCGTATCGCCTGGACCTGGGAGGGCGGCACCTACAAGGACTGGGAGAACGGGACCTGACCGCTGGTTCCACCACCCCAGAAGATTCTCTCCACCCCTGACGAAAGCGTCCTCCCATGACCATTCGTGAAGCCTCCGCCGTCGGAGTCGAACCGGTTGTTCTCACCAGTGAGAGCACCGTCGTCGGACTCTATGAGCCTGAGGAGACCGACCGCGCCGGCTACCAGTCAGAGGCCGAGCTGGAGGCGGCCTTCATCCGCCAGCTGCAGGCTCAGGCCTACGAGTACGTCACCTTCGCCAGCGAGGACGAGCTCGTCGCCAACCTGCGCACCCAGCTCGGAGCCCTCAACGACTACACCTTCACCGATGAGGAGTGGGAGCGCTTCTTCGCCCAGTCGATCCGTACCCGCTCAGGCGGCGGGGACGAGATCGCGGAGAAGACGCGTCGCATCCAGGAGGACCACGTCCAGACCCTCATCCGGGACAACGGCGAGTCCAAGAACATCCGGCTCATCGACAAGCAGCACATCCACAACAACCGCCTGCAGGTCACCAATCAGTACGTCGTCGATACCGGCGCCCACCACACCCGCTATGACGTCACCGTTCTCGTCAACGGCCTACCGCTGGTGCACATCGAGCTCAAGCGCCGCGGCGTGCCCATCCGCGAAGCCTTCAACCAGATCAACCGCTACCAGCGTGACTCCTTCTGGGCGGGCGCCGGCCTGTTCGGCTACGTCCAGATCTTCGTCATCTCCAACGGCACCCAGACCAAGTACTACTCGAACACCACCCGCTTCGACCACGTCACCGAGTCCACGCGGGGCAAGCGCGAGTCCAAGGCCGCTAACTCCGACTCCTTCGAGTTCACCTCCTGGTGGTCCGACGCCGCCAACAAGCCGATCACGGACCTGGTCGACTTCACCCGGACCTTCTTCGCCAAGCACACGCTGCTGGCCCTGCTGACCCGCTACTGCGTTTTCACCACC
This region of Actinomyces oris genomic DNA includes:
- a CDS encoding GIY-YIG nuclease family protein gives rise to the protein MSGKHIELFLVDGEPGGITTANVSGWTGHILSGPRTALTRILARDEAHRNGVYLLLGDDPDAIDNVACYIGRTEDFSARFRQHDRQKDWWNRAILVSSRDDSFNEGHWGYLEARLVEIANTTKRCSLPDNTQTPLPRKLSEAQQSDAEVFLEQIRGVLPVLGVNILRGTHRAPERQTPPPDIDSPIFTLTAPKRGVKARARVVGDEFIMLEGSRVVGEWTNAGRTSSTRRSYESLCAQHTKLVDDGSIAVEGEIGTLTRDVPFPSPSAAGSIAVGYSCNGRIAWTWEGGTYKDWENGT